A window of Exiguobacterium sp. FSL W8-0210 genomic DNA:
GTCTACACGACATGATTAATCAAGAGGGAATCGTCTTATCGGATCAAGTATTGAAAGTGGATGCCTTTTTAAACCACCAGGTCGACCCGACCTTGATGTGGGAAATCGCCTATGAGTTCATGGACCGCTTCCAAGATGCCGGTATCACGCGGATTTTGACAATCGAAGCAGGTGGTATTGCCCCGGCAATGATGACGGCGCTCCGTTTAGGTGTACCAATGGTCTATGCCCGTAAGACGAAATCCGTCACCTTGAATGAAGGGACGATTTCAGCTGAAGTCTTCTCGTTTACGAAACAACAGACGAGTACGATTACGGTTGCAGAAAAATACCTGCAACCAGGTGAGCGTGTCTTGATCATTGACGATTTCCTCGCAAACGGGGAAGCGGCATTTGGTCTTGCTCGCCTCGTTGAACAGGCAGGTGCAGAAGTTGCCGGTTTTGGAATCGTCATTGAAAAGTCGTTCCAACCGGGACGTCAAAAACTGATCGACGCTGGATTCCGTGTCGAGTCACTCGCTCGCGTGGAGTCGTTGAAGGACGGAAAAGCGACGTTCGTCAATTCGGTGACCATATGAGACTATCAAACTTCAAAGCCGCTAGTCTCGGACTTCAGCATGTGCTTGCGATGTACACCGGAGCAGCTGTTGTTCCGCTGATCGTCGGGAGTGCGATCGGATTGTCGGGAGAAGAACTCGCTTATTTAGTGGCGATTGATCTTTTCATGTGTGGCGTAGCGACCTTATTACAAGTACTCGTCACGAAATACACAGGTGTCGGTCTTCCTGTCGTGCTCGGTTGTACCTTCACGGCAGTCGGTCCGATGATCGCGATCGGTAGTCTTCAAGGGATCACGGCGATTTACGGTGCTTTGATTGCGAGTGGGCTGATCATTCTCGTCATCTCAGGCTGGTTCAGTAAGATTGCAGTCCTGTTTCCGCCAGTCGTCCTTGGTTCTGTCGTGACGATCATCGGCATTTCCTTGATTCCGGCTGCAATCAATGACATCGGAGGCGGACAGGGCGCGAAGGACTTTGGTGACGCACGTTATCTCGGACTCGCTGGACTGACGATCGTCTTGATTTTAATCTTGAATCGCTATGGAACTGTTTTCTCAAAAGCAGCAGCCGTCTTGATTGCTGTGATGATCAGTACACTCGTTGCGTTCGGAATGGGGATGATCGACTTCAGTCCGGTGGCGGAAGCGTCATGGTTCCAAATGGTGACACCGTTTTACTTCGGTGTACCGACATTCAATGCGACCGCTATCTTGACGATGACGCTCGTGGGTCTCGTCTCGATGGTCGAATCGACAGGTGTATTCTTGACACTTGGTGAGATCACGGATCGTCGCTTGACGGATAAGGATCTAGCGCGTGGCTACCGGGCAGAAGGGGTTGCAACGATCGTTGGCGGTATCTTCAATAGTTTCCCGTATACGACCTACAGCCAAAACGTCGGTCTGGTTCAGTTGACTGGCGTGAAGACACGTAAAGTCATCTTATTTGCGGGCGGATTTTTAATCTTGCTCGGCTTCTTACCAAAAGTGGCGACGTTTACGACATTGATTCCAAAACCCGTCCTGGGTGGGGCAATGTTGATCATGTTCGGAACGGTCGCAGCGACCGGGATTCGTATTCTGTCCCGGGTCGATTTCTCGAAAAATGAACACGTCATCACGGTGGCACTCGCGCTCGGAATTGGTTTAGGAATCAGCATGAATCCGGAGATCGTAGCCGGTCTCCCGTCACAAATCCGTGTCTTGACGGATAGCCCAATCGTCGCGGGATCGCTGACGGCATTATTACTGAATGGCATCTTCCGATTGACCGGGAAGTCCGAGACAGCAGATGTACCACTTGCTAAAGTTGATTAACAATTGTAACTTTCCGAAAGGAGCCATCCTGTATACTATTTAGTAGCAGATGGTTCCTTTTTTTATATTGCTATTGTAATCAGAATATTCCGAGTATGTGGATTTGGTGAGAAATATTGGATGAAAACGTTTACAAAATCGACACATCTTTTTTATACTGACAACGTAGCGGTAAGGGGAACTGCTAAGAAACAAACAGAGACGGGAAGGACGTCGTAAAAATGAAACAACAGACAGAGTTGAATCGGGGACTGGAAGAACGTCATATTACACTAATGTCGCTGGGGGCGGCAATCGGTGTCGGACTCTTCCTCGGGTCAGCGAAAGCGATCCAACTGGCAGGTCCAGGGATCTTACTTGGTTATCTGATCGGTGGTATTATCATCTTCATCATCATGCGAGCACTTGGGGAGCTTACGGTGCGGGAGCCGGTAGCTGGTAGTTTTGCGGAGTATGCCCGGAAGTATGTCAGTCCATTAGCTGGTTTTTTAACAGGTTGGAATTATTGGTTACTCTGGATTTTTACGTGTATGGCGGAAATCACAGCAGTCGGTATTTACATGAAAGTATGGTTCCCGGATTCCCAGGGCTGGGTATGGGCACTAGCAGCACTTGTCTTGATGACGAGCATCAACTTCATTGCTGTTAAATTTTATGGTGAATTCGAATTTTGGTTTGCGTTGATTAAAATCGTCGCGATCGTCGCCATGATCATCTTAGGAACTTTGACGATCGTCATTGGTCTTGGGAACGGCGGCACACCAGTTGGGATTTCGAACCTGTGGTCACATGGTGGATTCCTACCGAACGGGTTCACTGGTGTACTTCTTGCCATGCAGATGGTCATGTTTGCGTTCTTAGGAATTGAAGTGATTGGGGTCACAGCAGGGGAAGCGAAGAACCCGAAGAAAACGATTCGAAAAGCTGTTAACAACGTCTTCCTTCGGATTTTAGTATTCTACATCGGTGCGCTCTTCGTCATTTTATCGATTTATCCGTGGGATCAAGTCGGAGCGAACAATAGTAGTCCGTTCGTATTACTATTTGATTCACTTGGTATTCCAGCAGCAGCCGGCATCATCAACTTCGTTGTCTTAACGGCAGCACTCTCGTCATGTAACTCCGGTATCTTCTCGACAGCCCGGATGATGATGAACTTATCCGAGAACAGTGAAGCACCACGTCGTTTCTCGAAAATCTCGAAAAACGGTGTCCCGGCACTGGCGACGATTCTTTCAGGTGTCGCGTTGCTCGTTGGTGTCGCTTTGAACTACTTCTTACCGGAAGACGTCTTTGCGATCGTTACGAGTATCGCGACGTTTGGAGCCGTTTGGACGTGGGCGATGATTCTGATCGCCCAGATGCGGGCGCGGAAAGTACATGGTTCAGCAGAATTCGCTGTTCCGTTCTTCCCGGTCGCCAACTATATCGCCCTCGCGGCACTTGCTGGTGTCATCGTCTTAATGGCATTTGACGCAAGTACACGCATCGCTTTGGTCGTTGGACCATTGTGGTACGCGATTTTGATTGCCGTCTATTATGCACGGGGAATGCATAAGGAGACACGTCAATCGATCCGGAAAGCATCAGGGGAATAATGAAACGGGCGGATCCGCAAGCGGGTCCGCTTTTTCATCACTTCGTTTCAAACGGTTTCGTTTTGTTTTGATGATGAATTTGCTACACTTACGGCAGAACCATACAGGAGGTCATACGAAATGAAAACGATTCATGTAGACGAGTTACAAGAGCGATTAGAGGCAGGCGAGGCGTTACACGTCGTTGACGTCCGGGAGCAGGATGAATACGATGCAGGACATATTCCGAACGTCCGCTTCCTTCCGATGTCTGAGATCGGTGAACGCTATACGGAGCTGCAAGAAGGTGAAACCTACTACTTAATCTGTAAAGCGGGCGCACGGAGTGAAAATGTCGGTCGTTTCCTCGAGCAATATGGATACGACATCGTCAACGTCGAAGGCGGCATGATGAACTGGAAGGGCGATCAAGAAGCATAAGGGTAAGGTCTACCAAGGAAGACGACTCCATACGGGTCGTCTTTTTTTCATGTGAATCAATGAACGATTATTATTTTTACTATGAATATTCTTCGCTGTTCTTCCAATAAAGAAGATAGAATAGCGAGTCCTTGCACTCGGGAATGGAGTGACACATGGAACAAAAGATCAAACGCACGATGAGCATCAAACAAAAATTAATTCTGACATCCATTCTCCTATTAGTAATTCCAGCGCTCGTGATCGGATTTGTTGCCTACAATCAGGCGAAACAAACGATGACGGAGCAAATTCTACAATCGGCACATGGTGGAGTCGATCGGATGAACGACGAGATTCAGAATATTATTGATCCGATGCGACGCGATGTCGCCTTTTTTGCGGACCGGATTGACGGAACGCTCTATCAAAAAGGAAAACAAAATACAGCGTTAAAGGAAAAAATGACGGAATACCTCGACATGCATCCGCAGGCAGCGAACATCTACTTCGCGACGACGGAAGGGGATATGAACATTTTCCCGGAACAGGTCATGCCTGAGGATTATGACCCACGTGAACGCCCGTGGTATCAGTCAGCGGAAGCAGCAGGTGGAAAAGTCGTCATCACCGATCCATACGTCGATGCGGCCTCGAACAAGATGATGGTCACGCTCTCGCAGACGACAGGCAACGGAAGAGGTGTCGTCGCGATTGATGTCGATGTCGACCGCATCGCGGAAATCGCGAAAAAGATTAAAATCGGCAAGGAAGGTTATGTGACGATTCTCGATTCGAATAAAAAGTTCGTCACGCACCCGACGTTAAAACCAGGTGAAAAAGCGACAGGGAACTGGGTTGCACCACTCTATGCGGATCCAGCCGGACAATTTTCGTATGAATTCGAAAATGAAGGCAAACAGATGGACTTCATGACAAATGACCTGACGAAGTGGAAGATTACCGGAACCCTGTACGATCATGAAATCACCGATGCGACGTCGAGCATTCTTTGGACGACACTTGCTGTCATTGGCGGAATGTTACTCGTCGCAGCCGTCTTCATTTACTTCATCCTTCGCTCGATTCTTCGCCCACTCGGTCATTTGACACGTGAGGCAGAACGGATTCAGTCTGGTGATTTAACGGAACCGGTCATCGTTGAATCAAACGATGAAGTTGGACAGGTCGCACAAAGCTTTAACGTCATGGTCGACTCACTCCGCTCGATCATCATTAATCTCGATCAGTCAATCACACAAGTGGCCGGTTCGTCACAGGAATTAATGGCGAACTCTGCTCAGACGACGTCCGCATCGGAACAGATTGCGGGATCGATTCAACAGGTCGCAGCGGGGGCCGATCAGTCAAAACGTCAACTCGATGCGAACGCGGTCTCGCTCCAGTCGATTACAGCCGGCATCATGCGGATCGCTGAGAGCTCAACAGATGTGTCAGAGCTATCACGTTCAACGGCAACAGAAGCTGAGAACGGAACGGTTGCTGTACTGCAAAATGTTCAGCAGATGAAAGAAATCGATGCCGATCGGCTGGAAAATCGGACTTGTCGTAGCACTCATGTGGATGTGTTACATCATGGCGGATCTTTCGGAACGTCGTCGTGTTCTTCATCCGGTCGTCTTTCGAATCGGTGGAATCCTAGCGTTTGGCGCCTCGATTCTCGTAGTTGTTCAAAGTTTTCACTTGCCGATGGAAGGATCATTGCTCAGTTGGTGTATGTTTGTCGCCGCATTAGTGCATTATATGCTTTGGCGTCATGAAGCATACGGTGTCGTAGCCTTCCTTTCCGGATGGACGATCTTCACGAGTCTCGGTGGTTTTGGTCAAGAACAGGCGAGTTATCTCGACTGGACATCGTTCGGTCTGATGGTCGTGCTGTCGTTCAGTTGGTTTTACTTCAGCCAACGTCTGCCATCGCTTTTGTTTAGCTGGCTGTTTCTCTTCTTCAGTGGTCTCTCCTTGTTTCTCCTTGTATCATATGACGGATTTCTGTGGCCGGTCTGGTCGCTGTTTTTACTCGTTCCAGTTCTCTGGCTTGTTCGTGAGGAGTCCAATCGTCGGATCGTCGAAATGGTCTATCTGGTCGTCGCTGCCATCAGTTCGATCGTCTATCTGTCTGTACGTGCGGAATCAAATGCCGCATTACCATCCATGACAGAAGCGATTCTGCTAGCTATCGTATCCATCGGGTTAGGAATTTTCCTCTATCAAAAACGTCACTCCTTATTGTTTATCGTTCCGCTTGGATTCGTTGGAGTCCTGTGGCTTGATGAACAGGCCATTCTACTCGCTATTCTCGTTGAACTATCCGCGCTACTGTATCTGTTGTATCAAGAACGTCGTCATGCGATCATCTGGCCAGCCTTCCTCTATTTCATTCTCGTTCAACTCGCGATATACGTCATCTATGCGTGGGATCGTTTGAACATGTCTTTGTTTTTCCTCATCGGTGCGCTCCTCATCTTCCTATTGTCCGGTGTCTTATGGTGGTTACGCCGTAGAGGAGGTGTGGCGTCATGAAGCGCTATTTAATGCCTGTATTGCAGACGTGCGCCGTTGGTCTGTTGATCGTCAGCTTTTTTGCGACCTCCTGGTTCGGAACATCGTACTGTTTTCGGGCAGAGCCGTTTGATCCGTTTGATCCCGTTTACGGTGAATACGTGATGCTTCAGTATCCGGATTTAAAACCAGGTCCGACGATTCAAAATGGGCGTGTTTATGTCAGCTTCAAGACAGATGCTTCTGGTTATGCTCAAATCGACCGGATTTCGAATGAACGATTCTTCGGAAGTGTTGCTGGCGACTATTACGATCAATACGTGTCGATTCCACAGTTGACGCAATATTATGTCGAACAGGGAAGCGGAAAACAATACGAGAAAGCTAAAGCACTAGAAGTCCGTGCGGATGTGTCACCATGGGGAACGATCCGGACGACGAATTTAAAAATTTCTGAATAAAAAACCTTGCGTCAGCAATGAAACGGTTGTACTATTAATTTAAATTTTCAGACAACTAAATCTGCATGCGTAGACGGGAAGAGTAGAGTGATCAGAAATCGATAGAGAGTCTCTGTTGCTGGAAATGAGACGATTTCGTCATTTGAAGATGGTCCCGGAGCAGTCGGAAGAACGTGAACCGTGTTCATCAGTAGAACCGACCGGTAGGACGGATACCGTTAGCATTCCATGGAGTCTCGTACTCCTAGAGGTGGCTGAACGTGAGTTGAGCCATGAACGAAGGTGGTACCACGTGATCAGACATCACGTCCTGAGAGATGAGGGCGTGGTGTCTTTTTTGTGGGGACGTTCGCGCAGGAGGAGGATGACGAGATGGCAGAAGCATTGGTATTGCAATCAGACTTTGGCGTGAGTGACGGGGCAGTGAGTGCGATGTATGGAGTAGCCCACAGCATCAATCCGGAGATTCGGATTTTTGATTTGACGCACGACATTCCACCGTTCCACATTTGGGAAGCGTCCTATCGGTTACTGCAGACGGTACCGTACTGGACGGAGCAAACGGTGTTCGTTTCTGTCGTTGATCCAGGAGTCGGATCAAGTCGAAAGAGTGTCGTCGCGCGGACGCATGCGAATCAATACATCATCACACCGGATAACGGAACGTTGACGCATCTTTGGCAAGCCGGATACATTGCTGAAGTGAGGCAACTCGATGATCGACGGCATCGCTTACCGCGGATGGGGGAATCGTATACGTTCCACGGACGAGATATCTTTGCCTTCACGGGAGCTCGATTATCAAGCCATGTCATCACCTTCGAGGAAGTGGGACCCATTTTACTTGCTTCGGACATCGTTTTGCTCGACCGGACAGTTGCCTCGTCGTCGGATACCGGTGTTACTGGTATCGTCGAGATTCTCGATGTTCGCTTCGGAAATGTCTGGACGAATATTCCGGTCGCTCTCGTCCGTCAGGCGGGTCTCGACATTGGCAGCCACGTCAAGGTAATGATTTCGTATCGGGAACGAATCGTCTATGAACAGACACTCCTCTTTGGTCATTCGTTCGCCGACGTACCAGTCGGTTCAGGCGTCGTTTACATCAATTCGCTAGATCAGATTGCTCTTGCCTTGAATCAAGGTTCGTTTGCGCATGCATTTGAGGTTGGGATCGGAAATGATTGGAGTGTTAACGTACAACATATTAAAGGAGGAGATCGAACATGAAAGGATTTACGACAAAACAGATCGTCGCAACCGGGATCGGAGCAGCTGTATTCATCATTTTAAGTCGATTCGCTGCGATTCCGACAGGCGTACCGAACACGTCGATCGAGACAGCCTATGCATTTCTCGCATTCATGGCAGTTTTGTTCGGACCGGTCACAGCCGGTTTGATTGGTTTAATCGGTCATGGATTAAAAGATGCGATTTTATATGGTTCCCCGTGGTGGAGTTGGGTCATCGTCTCCGGCTTCGTCGGGTTTGGCATCGGATTGATCGCTAACCGGATTCGTCTAGAAGAAGGCGGATTGACGACACGCAAAATCGTCTTATTCAATGTCACACAAGCCATCGTGCAAGCGATCGGTTGGATCATCATTGCACCGGTACTCGATATCTTAATTTACTCGGAGCCAGCGAATAAAGTCTTCGTCCAAGGTGCTGTCGCTGCGACATCAAATATCTTGACAGTCGGTGTCATTGGAACGTTGTTACTCGTCACCTATGCCAAAACAAGAAGTAAAGCAGGCAGCTTGAAACGCGAAGTTTGACCGAATGAGCTATGATCCTGTGCGAAGAGTCGGCAGGATCATAGCTCATTTGGCTTGGGGGGAGAAAGACATGACAAACGTGATTGAATTTCAGGATTTTTCATTTACATATCGGAGTCAGTCGGAACCGACACTCCGGCAGATTCAGTTAACGATTCAAGCAGGAGAACGCGTCTTAATCGTTGGACCGTCGGGTTCAGGAAAAAGTACGCTCGCCCAGTGCATCAATGGGTTGATTCCGTTCTCGTACCCGGGAACGTGGGAAGGACAGGTCTTGATCAAAGGACAAGATGCCCGGGAGTTATCGTTATTTGATCGTTCGTTGCATATTGGCACGGTGTTACAGGATCCAGATGCGCAGTTCGTTGGTTTATCGGTTGGCGAAGACATCGCCTTTGCGCTCGAGAACAAACAGACTAGGCGACCAGAAATGCAGGAAATCGTCGAACGCGTCGCACGAATGACGGATGTCGAGGCGCTCTTGCACGCACGATTGAATGATCTATCAGGCGGACAACGGCAACGGGCAGCATTAGCCGGAGTCCTCGTCGAAGATGCGGACATTTTACTGTTTGATGAACCGCTCGCGAATCTCGATCCGGTAGCGGGACAAGAAGCGATGGCGCTTATGGATCGACTGCAACGTGATACGAACCGCACACTGATCGTCGTCGAACATCGAATCGAGGATGTACTCGTCATTCCGTTTGACCGCATCATCGTCATGGTCGATGGGGAAATCATTGCCGATGACCATCCGGATGTCATCTTAAGCAATGGCGTGCTTCAACAAGCGATTTTACGTGAACCTCTCTATGTCAGTGCCGCGCGCTGGGCTGGGCTTGCCGTTCAACCTTCAGATCAGCCGAGCCGCATCGACCCCTTTTTAAAGCAGTTCAATCAGACGGACGTGTTGGAGCGTTTAGAGGAAGCGCCTCAAAAAGAGACTGTAACCTCTACTGCATGGCTCGAACTTGAACAGTTGGCGTTTCATTATCGCCAAGGAACGCCGGTGCTTGAGAACGTGACAGCCTCTTTTCAAAAGGGAACGCTGACGACGATCGTCGGTCAGAATGGTGCCGGGAAATCCACGCTTGCGAAAGTGTTGAGTGGTTACCAACGGACGACAGGTGGTCGGATCCTACTTGACGGAACCGACATCACGAACCAATCGATCGCAGAGCGGGCGGGGGCGATCGGATTCGTTCTGCAAAATCCGAATCATATGATTTCGAAGCACCTCGTGCAGGAGGAAATCCGCTACGGGATGCAGGCGCTCGGATTAAGTGAGGCGGAAGAAAACGAGCGTCTCGAGCAGACATTACGTCGTTGCGGATTATATCCGTTTCGTAATTGGCCGATTCAAGCACTGAGTTTTGGTCAGAAGAAACGAGTGACGATTGCTTCGATTCTCGTTCGACGACCGGATATCTTGATTCTCGATGAACCAACAGCCGGTCAAGATTATCGGCATTATTCGGATATGATGGACTTTTTAGAAGGATTGAAGCAGGACGGGATGACGTTACTCATCATCACGCATGACATGCATCTCGTCTTAGAATACAGCGATCAAGTCTGCCTCGTGCAAGCCGGGCGTATTCGTTATGCTGGGACATCATTTGGACTGCTGAATCAAGAACAATTACTGCATCACGCCCATTTAAAACAAACATCACTCTTTACGATAGCGCAATATCTTGATATAGACCCGGAACGATTCGTCGAGTCCGTGATTACGACGGAGCGAAAGGAGCGGGAACAATGGCTGTAGAAATGCTTGGTTATATTGAAAAAAAGTCACCGATTCATCGTTTGACGGGAACGACGAAACTAATCGGATTCTTGTTATTTACGACAGCGACGATGTTCACCTATGATACACGTGTCTTACTTGTGATGGGGTTAGTCAGTATCGTATTATTCCGCTTGTCGCGTATCCAGTTTCGGGAAGTCCGGTTCGTCTTGATCTTTACAGCGCTATTCGTCCTGATTAATGCACTCGCCGTTTATCTGTTCGAACCAGAGCAAGGCGTAGCGATCTACGGATCGCGTCACGTCTTACTTGAAGGAATCGGACGATTTACGGTGACCGCAGAACAATTATTTTATCTGTTCAATTTAATCTTAAAATACAGTGTGATTGTTCCGATTGCTGTGTTGTTTCTCGTGACGACCCATCCGACGGAGTTCGCTTCTTCGTTGAATCGGATTGGTGTTTCGTATAAGATTGCCTTTGCGGTCTCCTTAGCGCTCCGTTACATTCCGGACGTTCAAACGGATTTTCGGACAATCGCGAATGCTCAGGAAGCACGGGGGATTGCCGTCTCACACGGTTCCGTTTGGCAACGGGCACGTAATAGCATCCAGATTTTACTTCCGTTGCTATTTACGAGTTTGGAGCGGATTGAGACCGTCAGTAATGCGATGGATCTCCGTGGATTCGGTGCCGGACGAAAGCGGACGTGGTACAACCAACAGACGATGACACGAATCGATTATGTCGCGATCGGCTGTGTGCTACTTTTGACGGTTTTGTCATTCGTCGTTACTTTCTATGATGGTAATCGCTTTTATAATCCGTTTTAAAAATGAGATACGAAAAAGGCAGTGGATGCGTCCACTGCCTTTTGTCATATGACCAATCCGCTTACGCAGATCGTTTTTGATTTTCCCAACGTGGTGAATTCAACAGTTCAATCCATTTCTTGACGGCTGAGATCGTGATGACAATCGCGAGCAGTCCCATCGTTACGGACAAGACCGTATTCAAGATGCTGAAACCTGGAGAATCGGGATTCGCATAGACGTTTGCGACCATCCAGATATCCGCGAACGTTACTGTGATCAGAAGATAGACGAGCGGGATGAACGTCGTCAGGGCATAGACTTTTTTATCGGCGATTTTCAAGATGATCGTCGTTCCGATGATCAAGCCAATCGACGCCATCAGCTGATTCGATACCCCGAATAATGCCCAAATCGAACCGATGTCACCTGAGAACAAGAGATAGCCCCAGAAGAATGTTCCGAGTGCTGAAGCGAAGATGGCACCTGGAATCCAGTCGACACGTTTGAGTGGTTTGTAGAACTCTCCGAAGAAATCTTGAATCAAGTAACGGGCGACGCGCGTTCCGGCATCGATTGCTGTTAGGATGAAAACCGCTTCGAACAAAATAACAAATTGGAAGAAGAATCCGGCAATCTCTTTAAACCACGGGATGGCGCGGAAGATGAACGTCATACCGACAGCGAGTGAGACGGCACCACCTGTTCGACCTGCCAAATCAAGACCGATTTCACGGGATAGATCATCTAGATAGACTGTGCTCATACCGAGCGTCGCGAATACTTCTGGTGTTGAGTTGATGGCGAAGTAATCACCGACTTCAAGCGATGTCGCAGCGATCAATGCCATGACGGCAACAAGACATTCGACAAGCATAGCACCGAAGGCAACGGGTTTGATGTCGCTCCATCGATTGATCATCTTCGGTGTCGTACCAGAACCGACGAAAGCGTGGAAACCAGAGATTGCACCACAGGCAATCGTGATCGAGATGAATGGCCAGACTGGACCAGCGATGATTGGACCACCACCATTAACGAATTTCGTGAATGCTGGGAATCGAATGTCTGGGTTGATGATGAAGACACCAACGATCAAGGCAAGGAAGACACCGATTTTCATGAAACTCGATAAATAGTCGCGAGGTGCGAGTAAGAGCCACACTGGCAGTGCAGCAGCGAAGAATGCATAAATCGGTAAAGCAATTGCGAGTTGACGGGATGAAAGATCGAACCAGTCACCGATGAATGTTTCCGTTAACTGAGGACCAAAACCAATCGCAGCTAGAATAAGTAGAAAACCAACTGTTGAAGCAAGTGCTAAATTGCCACCTTTACGTAAGTAAATCCCAACGAACATCGCGATTGGAATCGTCGAGAAGACAGCGAATGTACCCCATGGGTTATGTTCCAGGGCATGCAAGACGACCATCGATAGACCAGCCATCGTGATCGTGATGATGAAGAGCATCGCCAGACCGGCACAAAAACCAGCGACTGGTCCCAGCTCTTTTTTAGCGACTTCAGACAGCGACTGACCGTCTTGGCGCATCGAGGCAAAAAGAACAACCATATCATGGACCGCTCCACCGATGACGGCACCGATCAAGAGCCACAGTAAGCCAGGGAGATATCCGAACTGTGCAGCAAGGACAGGTCCGACGAGTGGACCGGCAGCAGCGATTGCTGCGAAGTGGTGTCCGAACGAGACCCATTTGTTCGTTGGGACGTAATCTTTTCCGTCCGCTAATTTATGAGCGGGCGTTTCGCGATCATCTTTGATTTTTAAGACTTTCGCGGCCATGAACGTGCCGTAGAGACGATACGCGATTAATAAGATACAGATGACAGCAATAACGATTGGAGTAGCGCTCATCTAAAATTCCTCCTCTTGAATGAACTATGATGGATTTAGTATACAAGTTATGGAAGCGCTTTCTTTGATTTTTAGATGAGTTGTCGGTTTCGTTCGATGAAAGGTTGAAAATGGACCTTGAATCACAAAAAAGAAGCGCTCAAATACCGAGCGCTTCTTTCAGTAGTTTGACATACGTCCGGCTGACTGGCACATCAATCTGATGAATTTTTAAATTATAGGCTCCGTTGAACCAAGGTTCGATGGCATCGATTGCTGATAAGTTGACGAGGTACGAGCGATGAAC
This region includes:
- a CDS encoding ECF-type riboflavin transporter substrate-binding protein codes for the protein MKGFTTKQIVATGIGAAVFIILSRFAAIPTGVPNTSIETAYAFLAFMAVLFGPVTAGLIGLIGHGLKDAILYGSPWWSWVIVSGFVGFGIGLIANRIRLEEGGLTTRKIVLFNVTQAIVQAIGWIIIAPVLDILIYSEPANKVFVQGAVAATSNILTVGVIGTLLLVTYAKTRSKAGSLKREV
- a CDS encoding ABC transporter ATP-binding protein gives rise to the protein MTNVIEFQDFSFTYRSQSEPTLRQIQLTIQAGERVLIVGPSGSGKSTLAQCINGLIPFSYPGTWEGQVLIKGQDARELSLFDRSLHIGTVLQDPDAQFVGLSVGEDIAFALENKQTRRPEMQEIVERVARMTDVEALLHARLNDLSGGQRQRAALAGVLVEDADILLFDEPLANLDPVAGQEAMALMDRLQRDTNRTLIVVEHRIEDVLVIPFDRIIVMVDGEIIADDHPDVILSNGVLQQAILREPLYVSAARWAGLAVQPSDQPSRIDPFLKQFNQTDVLERLEEAPQKETVTSTAWLELEQLAFHYRQGTPVLENVTASFQKGTLTTIVGQNGAGKSTLAKVLSGYQRTTGGRILLDGTDITNQSIAERAGAIGFVLQNPNHMISKHLVQEEIRYGMQALGLSEAEENERLEQTLRRCGLYPFRNWPIQALSFGQKKRVTIASILVRRPDILILDEPTAGQDYRHYSDMMDFLEGLKQDGMTLLIITHDMHLVLEYSDQVCLVQAGRIRYAGTSFGLLNQEQLLHHAHLKQTSLFTIAQYLDIDPERFVESVITTERKEREQWL
- a CDS encoding energy-coupling factor transporter transmembrane component T family protein, whose product is MAVEMLGYIEKKSPIHRLTGTTKLIGFLLFTTATMFTYDTRVLLVMGLVSIVLFRLSRIQFREVRFVLIFTALFVLINALAVYLFEPEQGVAIYGSRHVLLEGIGRFTVTAEQLFYLFNLILKYSVIVPIAVLFLVTTHPTEFASSLNRIGVSYKIAFAVSLALRYIPDVQTDFRTIANAQEARGIAVSHGSVWQRARNSIQILLPLLFTSLERIETVSNAMDLRGFGAGRKRTWYNQQTMTRIDYVAIGCVLLLTVLSFVVTFYDGNRFYNPF
- a CDS encoding carbon starvation CstA family protein encodes the protein MSATPIVIAVICILLIAYRLYGTFMAAKVLKIKDDRETPAHKLADGKDYVPTNKWVSFGHHFAAIAAAGPLVGPVLAAQFGYLPGLLWLLIGAVIGGAVHDMVVLFASMRQDGQSLSEVAKKELGPVAGFCAGLAMLFIITITMAGLSMVVLHALEHNPWGTFAVFSTIPIAMFVGIYLRKGGNLALASTVGFLLILAAIGFGPQLTETFIGDWFDLSSRQLAIALPIYAFFAAALPVWLLLAPRDYLSSFMKIGVFLALIVGVFIINPDIRFPAFTKFVNGGGPIIAGPVWPFISITIACGAISGFHAFVGSGTTPKMINRWSDIKPVAFGAMLVECLVAVMALIAATSLEVGDYFAINSTPEVFATLGMSTVYLDDLSREIGLDLAGRTGGAVSLAVGMTFIFRAIPWFKEIAGFFFQFVILFEAVFILTAIDAGTRVARYLIQDFFGEFYKPLKRVDWIPGAIFASALGTFFWGYLLFSGDIGSIWALFGVSNQLMASIGLIIGTTIILKIADKKVYALTTFIPLVYLLITVTFADIWMVANVYANPDSPGFSILNTVLSVTMGLLAIVITISAVKKWIELLNSPRWENQKRSA